The following are encoded in a window of Eschrichtius robustus isolate mEscRob2 chromosome 1, mEscRob2.pri, whole genome shotgun sequence genomic DNA:
- the IVD gene encoding isovaleryl-CoA dehydrogenase, mitochondrial, translating to MATVAWLLGRRVASWRPRPPLQPLAGLITQRANSLLPVDDAINGLREEQKQLRQTMAKFLQEHLAPHAQEIDRSNEFKNLREFWKQLGNLGVLGVTAPVQYGGSGLGYLEHVLVMEEISRVSGAVGLSYGAHSNLCLNQIVRNGNEAQKEKYLPKLISGEYVGALAMSETNAGSDVVSMKLKAEKKGDHYVLNGNKFWITNGPDADVLIVYAKTDLAAVPASRGITAFIVEKGMPGFSTSKKLDKLGMRGSNTCELIFEDCEVPAANILGHQSKGVYVLMSGLDLERLVLAGGPLGIMQAILDHAIPYLHMREAFGQKIGHFQLMQGKMADMYTRLMACRQYVYNVAKACDEGYCTAKDCAGVILYSAECATQVALDGIQCLGGNGYINDFPMGRFLRDAKLYEIGAGTSEVRRLIIGRAFNAEFH from the exons ATGGCGACTGTAGCTTGGCTACTGGGTCGGCGCGTGGCGAGCTGGAGGCCGCGGCCGCCACTGCAGCCGCTCGCCGGCCTGATTACCCAGCGGGCCAACTCGCTGTTGCCCGTGGACGATGCAATCAATGGGCTAAGGGAGGAGCAGAAGCAG cTTCGTCAGACCATGGCTAAATTCCTTCAGGAGCATCTGGCACCCCATGCCCAGGAGATTGATCGGAGCAATGAGTTCAAGAACCTGCGA GAGTTTTGGAAGCAGCTGGGGAACCTGGGAGTCTTGGGTGTCACAGCCCCTG TTCAGTATGGCGGCTCCGGCCTGGGCTACCTGGAACACGTGCTGGTGATGGAGGAGATATCCCGAGTCTCTGGAGCAGTGGGTCTCAGTTACGGTGcccactccaacctctgcctcaaCCAAATTGTTCGTAATGGAAACGAGGCCCAGAAGGAGAAGTACCTCCCTAAG CTGATCAGTGGTGAATACGTCGGAGCCCTGGCCATGAGTGAGACAAATGCTGGCTCCGATGTTGTCTCCATGAAGctgaaagcagaaaagaaag GAGATCACTATGTCCTGAATGGCAACAAATTCTGGATCACCAATGGCCCTGATGCTGATGTCCTTATTGTCTATGCCAAGACAGATCTGGCTGCTGTGCCAGCTTCTCGGGGCATCACAGCCTTCATTGTGGAGAAG GGTATGCCAGGCTTCAGCACCTCCAAGAAGCTGGACAAGCTGGGGATGAGGGGCTCTAACACCTGTGAGCTAATCTTTGAGGACTGCGAGGTTCCTG CTGCCAACATCCTGGGCCATCAAAGTAAGGGCGTCTACGTGCTGATGAGTGGGCTGGACCTGGAGCGGCTGGTGCTGGCCggtgggcccctcgg GATCATGCAGGCCATCCTCGACCACGCTATTCCGTACCTGCACATGAGGGAAGCCTTTGGCCAGAAGATCGGCCACTTCCAG TTGATGCAGGGGAAGATGGCAGACATGTACACCCGCCTCATGGCCTGTCGGCAGTACGTCTACAATGTCGCCAAGGCCTGTGATGAGGGCTACTGCACCGCCAAG GACTGCGCTGGGGTGATTCTTTACTCAGCCGAGTGCGCCACACAGGTAGCCCTGGACGGCATCCAGTGTTTgg GTGGCAATGGCTACATCAACGACTTTCCCATGGGCCGCTTTCTGAGAGATGCCAAGCTGTATGAGATCGGGGCTGGGACCAGTGAGGTGAGGCGGCTAATCATCGGCAGAGCCTTCAACGCAGAATTCCACTAA